Below is a window of Dietzia timorensis DNA.
TCCAGTGGCAACGCGCCAACGGCAACCCCGAGCGCACGCGCATTCTCACATGGCGCGGCGGTTACCACGGGGACACCCTCAACCCGATGAGCGTGTGCGACCCGGACGGGGGAATGCACGCGATGTGGACCGGCGTGCTCCCGCGGCAGGTGTTCGTCCCGGCGCCGCCGACGCAATGGTCCGAAGACTATGCCGACATCCTGCGTTCGGCGATCCGGGAGCAGGCAGAGCACCTCGCGGGAATCATCGTCGAGCCACTCGTCCAGGGCGCCGGAGGCATGCGGTTTCCCCACTCCGGGTACCTCCGGGTGCTCAGAGAAGAAACCCGGAAAGCCGGTATCGCGCTGATCTTCGACGAGATCGCCAGCGCCTTCGGTCGCGTGGGTGGCACCACGGCCGCCGAGCTGGCCGCCGTGAGTCCGGACATCATGTGCGTGGGCAAGGCGCTCACGGGTGGGTACATGACCTTGGCGGCGACGATCACGACCGACGAGATCGCCGCCGACATCTCGGCGGGAGAGGCCGGCGGCCTCGCGCACGGCCCGACGTTCATGGGCAACCCGCTGGCCTGCGCCGTGGCGTGTGCGTCCCTCGATATCCTCGCCGAAGGCGCCTGGCGCTCTCAGGTGCCCCGAATAGAAGGCGAACTTCGCGACGGACTCGAGCCACTACGCAACGCCCGTGGCGTGCACGATGTCCGCGTGCTCGGAGCCATCGGCGTCGTCGAACTGGACGAGCCGGTCGCGATGCAAGCGGCAACCGACGCGCTCGTCGACGCAGGCGTGTGGCTGCGACCCTTCCGCAATCTCATCTACACGATGCCGCCATATATCAGCTCCAGCGAGGACATCGCGGCGATCTGCTCGGCGGTGGCCGACGCCGTCAGAGCCTCGACGCAGAACTAGCGAGCCGACTTCGCCGAAGCGGCGCGTGCGCCCGGGCGCGTCAGCATAAGGTGTAAGTCGAAATTCTAGGAGGAACGCAGCGTGAGCGAAAAGGCACCAC
It encodes the following:
- a CDS encoding adenosylmethionine--8-amino-7-oxononanoate transaminase; this encodes MSAEDLSAYDAEHVWHPYGAFPASTRPLVVQSAEGVVLRLADGREVIDGMSSWWAAVHGYRHPRLDAALHAQVDTMSHVMFGGLTHAPAVELTRRLVEMTPEPLQKVFLADSGSVSVEVALKMAIQWQRANGNPERTRILTWRGGYHGDTLNPMSVCDPDGGMHAMWTGVLPRQVFVPAPPTQWSEDYADILRSAIREQAEHLAGIIVEPLVQGAGGMRFPHSGYLRVLREETRKAGIALIFDEIASAFGRVGGTTAAELAAVSPDIMCVGKALTGGYMTLAATITTDEIAADISAGEAGGLAHGPTFMGNPLACAVACASLDILAEGAWRSQVPRIEGELRDGLEPLRNARGVHDVRVLGAIGVVELDEPVAMQAATDALVDAGVWLRPFRNLIYTMPPYISSSEDIAAICSAVADAVRASTQN